The following proteins come from a genomic window of Bacteroidota bacterium:
- a CDS encoding saccharopine dehydrogenase NADP-binding domain-containing protein translates to MKKVLILGAGMVVKPIVQYLLKAGYGVSVATRTKSKADAMIDGHPNGVSLAWTVEDEATLDKLIRDHDLTVSLLPYAYHVMVAKKCIAHGKNMVTTSYVKPEMKALDGEARKAGIIILNELGLDPGIDHMSAMRIIDHVHDKGGKIEEFYSFCGALVAPEVEKNPFNYKFTWAPKGVVMAGNNDGKYLRHGEVKYIPTENLFKDVYKVDFPEVGMLEVYPNRDSLPYVELYGIPETRTMFRGTFRYSKWCEIIDAFKSLNLLSYDKFSMEGMTFAGFMAKMTGSDHTNDIKKQIAEKLGVDTNANPVIALEWLGMFDEKPMNRKEDSPFEVISDQMIGKMMIEKSERDMVVMQHTFVAKYPDGKAEVIKSRMLDFGTPGGDTSVARTVALPAACGVEMILEGQITEKGVHIPVIPEIYNPILDHLEKLGIAMAEEYGLPLSETIK, encoded by the coding sequence ATGAAAAAAGTTCTCATTCTCGGTGCCGGAATGGTGGTGAAGCCCATCGTTCAGTATCTGCTGAAGGCAGGATATGGTGTTAGTGTTGCAACCAGGACAAAATCGAAGGCAGACGCCATGATAGATGGTCACCCCAATGGGGTTTCCCTTGCCTGGACCGTTGAGGATGAAGCAACGCTCGACAAACTTATCCGGGATCATGATCTCACGGTCAGCTTGCTTCCATATGCCTATCATGTGATGGTTGCAAAGAAATGCATCGCCCATGGTAAAAATATGGTTACCACTTCTTATGTAAAACCTGAAATGAAAGCTCTCGACGGCGAAGCCAGGAAAGCTGGAATTATCATCCTGAATGAACTCGGCCTTGATCCCGGCATCGACCATATGTCGGCCATGCGCATAATCGACCATGTACATGATAAAGGTGGAAAAATTGAAGAGTTTTATTCATTTTGCGGTGCGCTGGTTGCCCCGGAAGTTGAGAAAAATCCCTTTAATTATAAGTTTACCTGGGCTCCAAAGGGTGTAGTCATGGCCGGAAATAACGATGGTAAATATCTGCGGCATGGAGAGGTGAAATATATACCCACAGAGAACCTGTTCAAAGATGTGTACAAAGTTGATTTCCCGGAAGTCGGGATGCTTGAAGTATATCCGAACCGGGACTCCCTGCCCTATGTTGAACTCTATGGTATTCCGGAAACCCGCACCATGTTCAGAGGAACATTCCGCTATAGCAAATGGTGCGAAATCATTGATGCGTTCAAATCACTGAACCTGCTTTCATACGATAAATTTTCTATGGAAGGGATGACCTTTGCCGGTTTTATGGCCAAAATGACCGGGTCTGATCATACGAACGACATTAAAAAGCAGATTGCTGAAAAATTGGGGGTTGATACCAATGCCAACCCGGTAATTGCTCTGGAATGGCTGGGTATGTTCGATGAAAAGCCCATGAACCGCAAGGAAGATAGTCCATTTGAAGTCATATCCGATCAGATGATAGGGAAGATGATGATAGAAAAAAGTGAGCGTGATATGGTTGTCATGCAACATACCTTCGTGGCCAAATATCCTGATGGCAAAGCGGAAGTGATCAAATCCAGGATGCTCGACTTCGGTACACCGGGAGGGGATACTTCTGTTGCCCGCACGGTTGCGTTGCCGGCTGCATGCGGCGTAGAAATGATCCTCGAAGGTCAGATTACAGAAAAAGGTGTCCATATCCCTGTGATTCCTGAGATTTACAACCCCATCCTGGATCATCTTGAGAAACTGGGAATAGCCATGGCAGAGGAATATGGATTGCCATTGAGTGAAACCATAAAATAA
- a CDS encoding TerB family tellurite resistance protein, with the protein MRIFLYILIAVLVFYLVSGLIKRSNRGKGQPESPPRSRRKSSYAKWVGGGLGWAFGGPIGGILGFVFGSIYDGMQSGSYEYKGTQTGDFSASLLILTAAVMKADGKVVKSELDYVRNFLIAQFGQEEAQKQILILREILKQDIQVKDVCAQIAQYMEYPSRLQLLHILFGISSADRHYHDAEVNMIEQIGIYLGIRPEDFRSIRAMFIKDIDSAYKILEVSPDTTDEEVKKAYHRMAVKYHPDKVAHLGEDIRKAATEKFQKLNAAYEEIKKRRGMK; encoded by the coding sequence ATGCGGATTTTTCTGTATATTCTGATTGCCGTTTTGGTCTTTTACCTGGTATCAGGATTGATTAAAAGAAGCAACAGGGGAAAGGGTCAACCGGAGAGCCCGCCTCGTTCCCGGCGAAAATCATCATACGCAAAATGGGTAGGAGGGGGGCTTGGATGGGCCTTTGGCGGTCCTATCGGTGGTATCCTTGGCTTTGTGTTCGGCTCGATTTACGACGGCATGCAAAGCGGTTCCTATGAATACAAGGGCACACAAACCGGCGATTTCAGCGCCAGCCTCCTGATCCTCACTGCCGCGGTGATGAAGGCAGATGGTAAGGTGGTAAAATCAGAACTGGATTATGTGAGAAATTTTCTCATCGCTCAATTCGGTCAGGAAGAAGCTCAGAAGCAGATTTTGATACTCAGGGAAATCCTGAAACAGGATATACAGGTGAAGGATGTGTGCGCACAGATCGCTCAGTATATGGAATATCCTTCCAGACTTCAGCTTTTGCATATCCTTTTCGGTATTTCCTCCGCCGACCGGCATTATCACGATGCCGAGGTAAATATGATCGAACAGATTGGAATTTACCTCGGCATCCGGCCGGAAGATTTCCGCTCCATCCGCGCTATGTTTATCAAAGACATTGATTCGGCCTATAAAATCCTGGAAGTTTCACCCGATACCACCGATGAAGAAGTGAAAAAAGCTTACCATCGCATGGCGGTGAAATATCATCCCGATAAAGTAGCCCACCTCGGCGAAGATATCCGTAAAGCCGCTACCGAAAAATTTCAGAAACTCAACGCCGCCTACGAGGAGATTAAGAAGAGAAGGGGGATGAAGTAG
- a CDS encoding putative porin codes for MRLFLAIVYILIICSFLPPYSSAQECDSIITSKDSSDARYFLHNADSLALGKIHSVKVSMKDAQYFTPLHQNNPFFASLGNPGLAYESLIFTPSWKNGFDFGQHSFDEYLYTPLNTEYYLLSDPYTDIFYAMGGKKEQILKIKFDRNISRNVGIGANFRYVFAPGRYKRQKADDKSFTGKAQFFTNNRRYGVLAAYLHNKVYVQENGGIQSDSIFELGLETDRQLYLVNLNSAQNQIKENSFFVNQYVNLSKPSGPEGQKSKFGRITYTYYQIRQTQKYIDDDPKSGFYDHIYLDSTRTFDSVYYFNVENGITWSNLGYNDSAFLKPFYIYMGAKYRYTELGGYIPREYLRQWQYSAGFHYRFLENFFINAQYAVISGDYNNGDFSGKAGIGYKFMKDSIPRGTLYLMARISKQEPAYFYHRYSANNFRWENSFSKEDNFQAGLSYTRKRLSAGVVYMSLGNFVYLDQNALPAQHNKTFNVYRAYLSREQWFWKFCLDGELIYQHSTNKDILRLPDFAANASLFFRSWIFGRAATIQPGVDFFYNTAYYADAYMPALRSFYLQDEKEIGNYVYMDVYLMLRVKRAVIFLKYQHFNTLFGDHRYYMVPHYPMQDAAFKFGVSWKFYN; via the coding sequence ATGCGCTTATTTTTAGCTATTGTTTATATACTAATCATTTGTTCATTTCTGCCGCCTTATTCCTCCGCCCAGGAATGTGATTCCATCATTACTTCCAAAGACAGTTCGGATGCCCGGTATTTTCTTCATAATGCCGACAGTCTGGCTTTAGGGAAAATCCATTCGGTGAAAGTCAGCATGAAGGATGCTCAATATTTTACGCCACTGCATCAAAATAATCCTTTTTTCGCCAGCCTGGGAAATCCGGGATTGGCGTACGAAAGTCTTATATTCACTCCTTCCTGGAAAAACGGATTTGACTTTGGTCAACACAGCTTTGATGAATACCTGTATACTCCCCTGAACACCGAGTATTATCTCCTGAGTGATCCATACACCGATATTTTTTATGCTATGGGTGGTAAGAAGGAACAAATCCTGAAAATTAAGTTCGACCGGAACATCTCCCGTAATGTAGGCATCGGAGCTAATTTCCGTTATGTTTTTGCCCCGGGCCGTTATAAACGCCAGAAGGCGGATGACAAAAGCTTTACGGGAAAAGCACAGTTTTTCACGAACAACCGGAGATACGGCGTTCTGGCAGCCTATCTTCACAATAAAGTTTATGTGCAGGAAAACGGGGGGATACAAAGCGACAGCATATTCGAACTGGGACTGGAAACCGACCGGCAGTTATACCTGGTAAACCTGAACAGCGCGCAAAATCAGATCAAGGAGAACAGTTTTTTTGTAAACCAGTATGTCAACCTTTCAAAACCATCCGGACCGGAAGGCCAAAAATCGAAATTTGGAAGGATTACCTATACTTATTACCAGATCAGGCAAACACAAAAATATATCGATGATGATCCCAAATCGGGATTCTATGATCACATTTATCTGGATTCAACCCGGACATTTGATTCCGTCTATTATTTCAATGTTGAAAACGGCATTACCTGGTCAAATCTGGGTTATAATGATTCAGCTTTCCTGAAGCCTTTTTATATTTATATGGGAGCAAAATACAGATATACTGAACTTGGCGGATATATCCCCAGAGAATATCTGCGGCAATGGCAGTACAGCGCAGGATTTCATTACCGTTTCCTGGAAAATTTCTTTATAAACGCTCAATACGCTGTGATCAGCGGGGATTACAACAATGGTGATTTTTCAGGAAAAGCAGGGATAGGGTATAAATTCATGAAAGACAGTATTCCACGGGGAACCCTTTATCTGATGGCCAGAATATCGAAACAGGAGCCGGCATATTTTTACCACCGCTATTCGGCAAACAATTTCCGCTGGGAAAACAGCTTCAGCAAGGAAGATAATTTTCAGGCCGGGTTGTCGTACACCAGGAAAAGGCTTAGTGCCGGAGTCGTATATATGAGCCTGGGCAATTTTGTTTACCTCGACCAAAATGCCTTACCCGCCCAGCATAACAAAACGTTCAATGTTTACCGTGCCTACCTTTCACGGGAACAATGGTTCTGGAAATTTTGTCTCGACGGCGAGTTGATCTATCAACATTCAACAAATAAGGACATACTTCGTCTTCCGGATTTCGCAGCAAATGCCTCCCTCTTTTTCCGTTCCTGGATATTTGGCCGGGCCGCTACCATACAACCCGGAGTAGATTTTTTCTATAACACGGCTTATTATGCCGATGCATACATGCCTGCCCTGCGGAGTTTCTATCTTCAGGATGAAAAAGAAATCGGAAACTATGTTTACATGGACGTTTATTTGATGTTAAGAGTAAAAAGAGCTGTTATCTTCCTGAAATACCAGCATTTCAATACTTTGTTCGGAGATCACCGTTATTATATGGTCCCCCATTATCCCATGCAGGATGCTGCATTTAAGTTTGGAGTATCGTGGAAGTTTTATAATTGA
- a CDS encoding LytTR family DNA-binding domain-containing protein, translated as MIRILIIDDETNIRTMIAGLIQDYCKSATVIGQAASVSEGVEKIQLLHPDLVLLDVKMSDGTGFDLLNKINSIDFKVIFITAHEEFAMKAIKFSALDYILKPVDPDELIRAIDNAAKEMEVSQETQLHHLKEFVKPASKSEKKILLKTLESMHVVSLNQICCGEGEGGYTRFHIQNGKCILVSKTLGEYEELLLDYGFFRVHRSFLVNLEKVQSFEREDGGYLIMDGDLKVPVASRKREHLLKLLEKLTE; from the coding sequence ATGATTCGCATTCTGATAATCGACGATGAAACGAATATCCGTACCATGATTGCAGGTCTTATTCAGGATTATTGCAAATCTGCAACAGTTATTGGCCAGGCAGCAAGTGTCAGTGAGGGTGTTGAAAAAATACAGTTATTACACCCTGATCTGGTATTGCTGGATGTAAAAATGAGTGACGGAACGGGTTTTGATCTGCTGAATAAAATTAATAGTATTGATTTCAAGGTGATTTTTATCACTGCTCATGAGGAATTTGCCATGAAGGCAATCAAGTTTTCGGCTTTGGATTATATCCTGAAACCTGTAGATCCGGATGAGTTGATTCGGGCAATAGATAATGCTGCCAAAGAAATGGAAGTCTCTCAGGAAACCCAGTTGCACCATCTGAAGGAATTTGTGAAACCGGCATCAAAATCCGAAAAAAAGATATTGCTTAAAACCCTGGAAAGTATGCATGTTGTTTCCCTGAATCAGATTTGTTGCGGCGAAGGAGAGGGTGGGTACACGCGTTTCCATATTCAGAATGGGAAATGCATTTTAGTATCCAAGACCCTGGGAGAATACGAGGAACTTCTTTTAGATTACGGTTTTTTCCGGGTACACCGTTCGTTCCTGGTAAATCTGGAAAAAGTGCAGAGTTTTGAACGTGAAGATGGCGGTTATCTGATTATGGACGGAGATTTGAAAGTTCCGGTAGCCTCACGAAAGCGGGAACATCTTCTCAAACTGCTTGAAAAACTTACAGAATAA